The Macadamia integrifolia cultivar HAES 741 chromosome 3, SCU_Mint_v3, whole genome shotgun sequence genome segment TTCATTTCTATGTCATCATCAGCTATAGGACTTCGAAGGCATTATCTACTCTCAGCTCTTACTATATTAATTCGAAACTAGCTCTCCCAGTACCATGGGTGAAAAGAAACTCGGCCAAACATTGAAAGAGTCGTTTTTTAATTGTTGTTATGTTTTTAAGATTTAGTAACGGTATGCTTGATTGAAAGAGATCATCCGATATAGTATGGAtctgattatatatatatatatatataaataagagagggagagagagaaatgccTACCTAACATAGGGAACGTCTAGATACAGACCTTGTTTTTTCAAGTGGTTTTTCCGGTGGTTATGTTTGGGCATTCCCTACACTAGACCAATAGGGTCTTcgtcatgatttttttttttttttactacgaAAATATGTGAAGAGTTGGTGTAATGAAATAGGATGACACTTTGTGAAAACTGTGTGACTCAACCACTAAGGTTGTTAAATATGGGTTTAGGAGGAGCTAGTTGGAATTACAGAAATGATTTAGGTAGACTTTGGAGCTGCCTAAGAGCGACTTAAGATGTATTGTGAtctcttttttctaattttgaCGATAAAAGATAGCTTTTAGTATAATCAGTGGGGTCTAATGACATGACCAATTGCATGCAGAGAACCTTGACTATATATTATCACCAACCCCATTACACCTTAATGATGCTCATCGTGATACACTAAACTCACTTTTTCTCTGGTCTACATTGATTGCCTAATTGGCTTAAGTTATTGGACTAAGTGATTGGCTACTAGctataatgatgatgatggatgcAAGGTAGCTAGGTTTATAAGAATCcttacccagaaaaaaaaaaaagctaggtTTATTAGAATGGAGGGAGAAGGGCCACCAGAAGCATGATAGCAAATAACACAAAATCCATGATTAATTTTAAGGATGTCATCGAACTGGTAAGGACCTTCGTCTAAGGGAATGCATGATTTTGAGTTCGATTTCTCTTACTTCTTTGAGGTTATTTaggatttttcattattttctatgaaaattaaatgattctcattcaatcttGATATAACTTGTTTCATTCGATTGTGAAgtcattttaaaaatatatgattctcattcaatcctaACATatcgttaacaaaaaaaatattaaaaaaaaaaaatctataacttAAATAAAATGAATGACTAATAAAGGGGTGGTGGGGTAGGTTAAGTAGTGATAACTAATAAGTTAACTTACAACCTACCCCTCCTTCCCATTATTATATGCTTCTTGCAGAACCTTATCCCACACATTTCCATAGAAAAGATTAAAAGAAACATCCAAAAGGAGTAGTGGTTTAGTCAACTTATGTTGACCAAAGAATAATCATCAACATGGTCAGTACACCCCAATGTGACCAAATAGTGGAATACAGAATATGATCAAATCACTGTCTATGCAGagtcttcttccctcttctgaTTTTCTTCTCGCCTTTTCAGATTATATCCTGCCTATATCCACCTAGTCTCATCTTTCAATTcaattttctccctctctcatcAGCCTGAATCAGATActtacccttttttcttttttttttaatatatttttctaaatttaCCCTTGAAACGAATCCCCTCTCACGATGATCATCTAAACAGAGACCTTGAGTTTGTTCCTCAAACAGGACCCATACTTCACTTTGGTGCTGATTTCTTTACCATTGAAGctaaaaatgaacaaacagCAACACCTTTCTATCGAAGAAGAGATGATCTAAATAAAACCAACGTTGTGTCAAGTGGTACCTATCTTGACCTGACTCATGTTTtattcaaaaattacaaaaaagtaATTGATAAATGAATGCGAACTTTTTCTATCCTTTCTTCAACATACAAAAATtcatggaataaataaaattttattgaatATATTGCTAGAACTCTGTAAGGAAGATTCATTATAACCTCTGATACGACTTATAAAATTGGTGCCTAAAACCTTCTCTATATTACAAATCTGCAACTTCAAGCTCACACACGACCTCGTAGCCTAAAGACATAAATACAAATTTGATAGATAAATATGGACTTTGTTTTAATTGaatatacaaaataaataaataaataaaaactttcattattctcttctttacttttgtAAAATAAAGCTCATATTTCTCTATCAAATATGTGTTTATGCTCTTTAGGCTTCGAGGCTGTGTTTGAGCTTTGAGTTGCAGATATGTAAGATTGACATAGTTTTGGACACCAATTTTACAAGTAGCATTAGAAGTTATAATGAATCCTCCTACTTTTCCTTGTGCTTCTTCGATCAACGATAAATATGTCCATACGTTTCATGTTCAACCTACTTTAAACTCTATTAGTAGTACCCTAAAGAGTTTAGTAGATCTTTCCTTTATCTTTCTCAttcaattgaataaaaaaacttgaaaaattcaaaaaactttTGTAGGCTCTGTATGAGAATTGAGATTTTGGAGTCCAATATTGTTTTGTAATTGAATCACTTGAAGGTATATCAGAGATTCATATTGGTTTTGTGCCCATTGAATTTGAGTAACAGGAGTCCAATGCCGCTGAGATATTCCTTGTGTAGGAAGTTATGAATAGttcaaaaaaaaagtaaatcctTAATTAGAACCATGCTTGTTAGGAAGTACTGAATAGGGGCTATGTTGAATTATCCAAATCAGTGGCATTTCATACGCTCTAAAGTGGTGtgacaaaatatagaaaaagaacACCTGGCAGGCTAGCTCCAATCAAGTTTGAGAAAGGCATCACTCTCTATATAAAAAATCTCCACTTTTGGGAGTGGTCCATGATGTTATTGGATGTAGCCTTGTCGTTtaattgggttgggcttgggcctACTActgttcaaagttcaaactacAAACAATTTTATATGGGAAAGTTGGTGGAAACGATAGGCTGGAAATGTGAACCACAGAAAACTTTCATCCTGGGTTGGCCCAATGTCTCTCCTATAATGATCCTTGCCAGCCGATCTCTCTAAATATCAAGTCAATTTGGGCAAGAGTGTTGGATGGGTTAGGAGAAAGATTCAAGGATATACAGTTGGGTTGCCCATTCACACAATCAGCTAGCTGGTCAAGGCACAATGAGTTTAACTTTCCTGAGGATACGTTTggtaatcaagaaaagaaaatagtacaagagatataataaaacaaaaaagaattaatatacaatgattttttatgtgtctatcttctttcttaaattaaaaatattttgaattttttttcttgactttGAAACATAGCCTGAGTTCccgtaactttttttttcctatttctttttatatttaaaacTGTTACATATCGAATTTGGCCTATCCATATTGGTACCAAGCGACAATAATATCAGATCGATAATATAATACGGACAGAAAAAGAATGGTCAAACTCCATGATGGAATTTGTATCTTTGAGGGCAAAAACATCCAATAGGCCAATACGttgcaccaaaaaataaaaaccaatacGTAACAATATCATTGCTGGTTTTGGAACCGTCCACCCTATCCTATACAACACCATTAatactttatttttaaaaacacaTCCGATTTTTAGATAACtcgaatccatgtagccaataccatttagttggaataaagTTATAATTGTATTCGTTATTGTTCTTGGTTctctttcaaaaattgaaatgaCCTCCTAAGTCCTAAATTGCATGTTTCACTTTATCTGCATCCTGCACCCTCGCCCTAAGCTTCACATTCCATGAATTTATTATGTAATCGCATGCTCATTCCTTCAGTTTCACCACAGAACAATCTCTTAACCCAAATGGCTCTAAATGATAGGTGCTACATCTAGTTTTTTGTAAACTGAACGGgatgagaataaaataaaaaaaaaatgaaaagttcTCTAATTACTAATTAGTACCAACGTATCATAATTACACAGACAACACAAAAATTTCCAAAACCTTCGTCAATAGCCGGCCTCTTCtgtcttttaggattttttgaaaactatatTCGAAATTTGACTCTATTCAACTTTTGTACAAATGCAGTACTTATAATCCGTCCAGGGTTAAGTTTTGATTCCCACTAGGTacaccttgggtcactcacaTGGGATGTTTAGTACTTTTCattgttttcagtgaaaattgaatggttctcattcaactctgGTATGACCCGATCTATCCGGTTGTGGAGTTAGTATGAACCCGAGGGACTAATCAGGCCAAAGGAACCCGCCTATGATGTATTTATGGGATATTACTATTAACGCTAGATTAGAAGATTTAAATCTCCTGAATGACTATGTTGTACTATTTGATTCTCGTCTTCTGTAATATAATTTCCTTTGATCCATCAAAATACACAAAAACACAAATTTATCAAAGATGATAATgaaaatatattcttttttttttttttttttttttttctaaattactTTGCtttgaataagaaaatatgagggttaaaaaatttaagaaaatttacatccacctcccctcGTGTTTATCCTCATTACTTACACCCCTcgcattttgtttattataaataaatccaTCCCATCTAACACCAAAGTGAGGTGTTAGCTTTTTTAAATTGTAATGATGATTTTACCTTTATGATATCTTCATCCAAAGCATCATAAAtcaatgaccattttaccctttaaaCATCTTCACCTCTAAACTCAGGTTGTTGCTGCCCCTTTCAACTCAGTCGACTCTGTTCACGGCGGTCAACGGCCGGCGAGcttggagagaaaggaaggattttTCTCCACACTGAAGGCGGAGGTGGTGAGAGGGTTGTTGCCAGCGAGGTCCAGAATGTTGATTTCGGTTAACCACTGGAAATGGAGGAGAGCATCAATTGGGGGTCTCCCTCCGTTTGGGTTAACTACTGAGGATGGAGAAGCTGAAGAATCGATTGGGGTCTCCCTCCCTTTTGGTTAACCACTGGTGGGGATGGACGAATTGGCGAATCGACTCTAATCTCGACAATATCGACGTCCCAGAGGATCCAATCCTTAGTGGCACTTATATGAGGGGTATCGTGGGTGATGGAGTTTCGCCAGGGAGGGAGACCTCCATTTGCACGCAGGAAGTTGCTATGGCGTGTCTTAAGCCTAACCTGGAAGCCTTCCCTGAGGGACTCCAACTCCACAGAGGAATCCAATCTACTAGGCAGTGTCTGAAGGATCATGTGACTAGTCATCATCCCAAGAAGGAAGGGAACGTCGGAGGCGGTGAGGTATTTTCCGTAGCAGCTCTTGCGACGGATCAAGTTTGGCTCTTTGAGGAACTCAACGATCCACCTGGCATTCTGTGATGAGCCGTTCCGTTCTTGACACACAGATTCCTCATCCTCATCTGCAAGCAGATATTTATCCTGATGGCCTCGTAGCCGGATGGCCTTCGCATTATAGAAGAGTTTCATTCCACTATGACATTAATCAATAAAAAACCACAAAAGCAGATATCAcaattacaaaaaatgaaatcccaatcaattccagTATTAAGTTACAAACAAGGAGAATCCGAAAGTAGGGGTTTCTGTTACTTGAATTGAACCAGTTAAAAATGAAAAGGCGGCTTTCTAAAGGCATTTGTTGAGAGAAAAGAAACTATGAAGTTGCGTagatgtttgagatttaaaatgtaaccgcaagcgtacggatcagtgtagctacaggtcgaacacaaggagagcagccactttattttttatttcttttaataatgcgaaagtgaactgattaatggttgtgatctaattctaattaccgtcctaaaaataacgtcctaaccattcgtcatctaagaatttaaagacgcaagccacgcaattaaaattaaataaataaataactgaaaataaacaacccacgcaattaaaaaaataaataaaggaaaaaaaatgttaaaataaaaataaagtaaaagaaaataaacaacccatgcaattaaaaaataaaaaataaaggaaaaaaatgctgaaataaaataaagtaaaagaaaggggataaagctagagagagactcacaagtaggtttctctacttagcccgagggatgcatcataatatgagcttccctacttgaccagagagtcactcttacaagggtttctctacttggctttagggaaagggagacaattaaaataaaagcaataaattgatggttctatggctaggaggggcaaagccaacacatacactagccatgaaccttgggggaaagggatagcaataatgtaacgactgaaaataaaaatcctaaattaagaaagaaagggtagtcagaagagggaatgagaggggggagagaagactactgaaggagcctacttacttgaatcaatgcttgaacttgaaaaaaaattgctccacggctcgtgatcttgtcacctagatctaagcctagaactataacttaaaaaattacaactcaattgcataaatcataaacataaaaagaactgaataaaaataaaagagtgcttgcattaattgacataaaaaaaactattacaaaagtgattaaagcaaaaatagagaagaactagaactaaagagagagaaagaggagagagagagcaactaaagaaaactagaagaagaatgaattgtgtctcctcctcttacatgagttgtatttatagggaatggagaggtagggtaacaattttctctttcctaaaagagagaaacccacaattgattgtgagatcttttgagtccaaaagtgtaagatggaggagagagaagagagaaataaattttgagaaatttcctataattttttgcttattttctttccttttttttttctaatttatttttcttctttttttctctctcctagggacgatttttttttcttcctttgtgtgatttggacaatctttggtgatgatgtggaggagagagaagatttggacaatttttggttctcccttttttttctttcctttttttttcttctcttcttgcttccacgattttgcttgcttctaatttgatgtggaaatcccctccatgcccttagtgctttaagtgagtgaaaagcaggaaatcttcaacaaaatcctctaaaaaaaacaaccatgagattcgaacttgagacctcttggtgagcaagagaattttgtacaccatagctcaccaactaagctaggtagttgttgttaccaaaaacaaatctttaatcacttaaggatgtggtccatcgatccttgttggcatttggagtattccttgtacctctgggacaattgcaaacgggctggttctgcatctcggttcagttctgatccattattctttttctgacccgaaaagaataatcatttgtacgggtgaccaaacgaatgtgtacttttaattgaacacgtccatcttgctcagaatttcatcctcttcgcaaccatggaaagaaataggacctctttacgtgtaaaattgaagatatagctcccgatagtccttaaggccttgaaaatataaaacctgcaaaaagagagtaaaacccaaggtagctccattctaaatatgtaaaatgcatgttttactaccctagatttcacacataaatgtgctcatcagaattcccccacacttagactttgctagtcctcgagcaaaacaaaaagaaaaagaataaagataaaaaaaacctaactcactttcgtaggaatcacggttgcacttagcatgtgcaacaagcctttaaacccctaggtcacccctagtggacgagttgtgtctcgtgggtgtttgcagtgaatatacacccaaaattcagaataaacaaatcccaactttggctaaaggtaaggctcataccgatccggagcaaagataatttctcttacaagggacccccacacttgaacttttattaccctttatcaattccaggcactagcatatttcttaatttggaactcacctcgtctcttccaaaacatccttatcttaaggcaaaaccacttgtgaagaaatagggaaccaatgactaaggcgttggagtgtttttgaccaaacatgttaccaagcaataatgacatttgcacattttttttctctttttttttttctactaataaactctattctactccactacttttggcctgaatgacatggtggagcaaacaccagacacccaagttactatgtagcttcactttttgcatatgtccacaaaggcagtgatgctagagttacttcagaagtttcctcccaaggaatttcgatcaagacaccacgcttcctgaggcgcaatgccctgtctagttccaagggaatcaactcttattcttctttataccacatttcacatttcatttaaaattgtgcatttgtcaacccatgccaaattaaaaagaaggtctcaactccaaatcaaaagtacaaggaacccacagacttacatatggtccatcaccataaaacaggggtctcttatttttcaaaagaaagtcccatctcaagacacatgcttgtttctttcttctcaacagggtttttatacgttcaaaatgggtaccttaatcaaaaattttattttcatacatcaagcaaccgaatggtatgatcattagccaaaagccaaagtaggacttcatccttagcaagctcaaaaaataaaaagaaaaacaaacaaaacaaagtgaaaaaaaaataaaaaataaaaactggtttccctcccccacacttaagtcatgcaatgtcctcaatgcatggaaaaaattaaaagcaaagacaatgcaagggggtcatacctgattaaaaattagtcatcagtgtaaagaggttcatggagatccatgacctcttcactactagtagtgggaaactcgaggaacggtttcaaacgctgaccattaaccttcgaaattacccctgttcctggattcaaaatctccacagccccatggggatatacattatgaacaataaatgggccatcccatcgggatctaagcttaccaggaaaaagatgcaatcgagagttgtacaataagaccttatcaccaattgcaaaagatttacgcagaatgtgtttatcatggaaagctttggtcttttccttgtaaattctagaactttcataggcatcattcctaagttcctccaactcagatagttggagcctacgatgaattcccgcatcagacaaatcaaagttaagcttcttaatggcccaaaaggccttatgctccaactcaactggtaagtgacaagctttcccatacaccaaacggtagggagactggccaaggtcagtcttgaatgcagtccgatgggcccacaaggcatcaatgagcctaagggaccaatccttacggttgggattaacagttttctccaagatttgtttgatctgcctattagacacctccacttggccactagtttgggggtgataaggggtagataacttatgagtgatcccatactttttcattagggtctcaaaaggccgattacaaaaatgagtacccctatcactaattattgcacgtggtgcaccaaagcgggaaaaaatgttctctttgagaaactggaccaccactttgtgatcattagatttacaaggtatggcctctatccatttagaaacataatcaacggccaaaagtatgtacaaattcccaaaggaattagggaatggtcccataaaatcgatgccccatacatcaaagatctcaactaccaaaatagggttgaggggcatcatgttccttttattgatacggccaaaagactggcaggcagggcaagccttgcaaaaatcaaaagcatctctaaaaagagtgggccaataaaatccgcattggagaacctttgcggcagtcttcttaggtccaaagtgtccaccacatgcatgatcatgacaaaaagagagaatggaatgttgctcatgatcaggaacacatcgtcggataatctgatctggacatatcttaaacaaataaggatcatcccagaaaaagtgcttaacttgggaatgaaacctatacttatcttgggtggaccagtgatccggagtcacacctgaaactaagaagttgacaatgtcagcaaaccatggttcactggacattgcaaataattgttcatctggaaagttctcgttgactggagaatcaacagtcaaggaattgggaagccgggataaatggtctgcaactaggttttcaactcctttcttatccctaatttctaaatcaaactcttgcaaaagtaaaacccacctaatgagacgggctttggcatccttcttctgaactaggtatctgagggcagaatgatcagtatacaccaccacatgtgaaccaactaagtaagaccgaaacttttctaatgcaaacacaacagctaaaaattctttttcagtggttgtataattgagttgtgcatcatttaaggtcctactagcatagtaaatgacagtgggcaacttattaatcctttgacctaaaactgctcctatggcaaaatccgaagcatcacacatcagttcaaaaggttcagtccaaacaggtggttgaacaatgggtgcattggtcaactccttcttaagttgcttgaaggattctaggcactctttggaaaactcaaaagtctgatctttgacaagtaatgaggtgagaggtcgggctaactgactaaagttcttaataaaccttctgtagaagcctgcatgccctagaaaagaccgaacatccttaacagattgaggaggtggtaaattatcaattaaatccactttggctctatctaccttaattccctccttggatattacatggcctaaaacaataccagatttaaccataaaatagcatttctcccaattcaaaaccaaattcttagatatgcaccttttcaaaactagggaaagatgatgaagacattcagaataggaattcccatgaattgaaaagtcatccataaatacttctaagaatttttcgaccatgtcagaaaaaatgctcatcatgcatcgttggaacgtagcaggggcattgcaaagcccaaagggcatacgcctgtaagcaaatgttccatatgggcatgtaaaagtggtcttatgttggtcctctaaagcaattgggatttggttatagccggaatatccatcaagaaagcaatagtattcatgtccagctaacctctctaacatctggtcaatgaatggcaatgggaagtggtccttccaggttgccgcatttaatttcctgtagtcaatgcacacacgccatcctgtttggacacgggtagggatcaactcattgttggcattaggaactacagtcacactagacttcttaggcactacgtgaattgggcttacccattggctgtcagaaataggataaattattccatgatccaagcactttaggatctctttcttaatagcttccatcatcactgggttagctcttctttggggttccgtggatggtttggaatcctccataagatgtatatgatgttgcacaatggaagggcttatacccttgatatcagccatggtc includes the following:
- the LOC122072659 gene encoding uncharacterized protein LOC122072659, which encodes MKLFYNAKAIRLRGHQDKYLLADEDEESVCQERNGSSQNARWIVEFLKEPNLIRRKSCYGKYLTASDVPFLLGMMTSHMILQTLPSRLDSSVELESLREGFQVRLKTRHSNFLRANGGLPPWRNSITHDTPHISATKDWILWDVDIVEIRVDSPIRPSPPVVNQKGGRPQSILQLLHPQ